A window of the Pseudomonas fluorescens genome harbors these coding sequences:
- a CDS encoding NnrS family protein, whose protein sequence is MRRLAAAPLFSLGFRPLFLAGAGFAALAILVWGLWLYGHWFDLQPAGAMLAWHRHEMPFGFATAIVAGFLLTAVPNWTGTPGVRGGALIALVAVWLLGRVAWWMPLPVALILVLQWIFLPLLAVMLARDLIAAGKRDNYPIVLVLGLMAGCQALTLIGLFNDDTGLQRQGVLGALWLITALMTVIGGRVIPFFIQRGLNRPPAPASHPLPTRLLLIGSLLTAITFVAGLNDSPRVWLAALFALTGSLQIWRLIRWHDRGMWRVPLLWSLYLAYGWMALAIWAMAAWHLGLLGQQSLATHALAVGGVGGLILAMIARVSLGHTGRLLQPAKGVVLGFALVLIAAGCRVLLVPFSSLGLGLSVVLWCAGFALFLRHYTGILLKPRL, encoded by the coding sequence ATGCGCAGACTCGCCGCAGCGCCTCTGTTCAGCCTGGGCTTTCGGCCGCTGTTTCTGGCGGGTGCCGGATTCGCCGCTCTGGCAATCCTGGTCTGGGGCTTGTGGCTTTACGGCCACTGGTTCGATCTGCAACCGGCGGGCGCCATGCTCGCCTGGCATCGGCATGAAATGCCGTTCGGTTTCGCGACGGCAATCGTTGCCGGTTTTTTGCTGACGGCGGTGCCCAACTGGACCGGAACTCCCGGCGTGCGCGGCGGGGCGTTGATTGCATTGGTGGCCGTCTGGTTGCTCGGTCGAGTGGCGTGGTGGATGCCGTTGCCAGTGGCATTGATCCTCGTGCTGCAATGGATTTTCCTGCCGCTGCTGGCGGTGATGCTGGCGCGGGATCTGATTGCTGCGGGCAAACGTGACAACTATCCGATTGTGCTGGTACTCGGGCTGATGGCCGGTTGTCAGGCATTGACCTTGATCGGCCTGTTCAACGACGACACCGGTCTGCAACGCCAAGGCGTGCTGGGTGCGCTGTGGCTGATTACGGCACTGATGACGGTGATCGGCGGGCGGGTGATTCCGTTTTTCATTCAGCGCGGCTTGAACCGTCCACCCGCACCGGCCAGCCATCCGTTGCCTACGCGGTTACTGTTGATTGGCAGTCTGCTGACGGCGATCACGTTTGTGGCGGGTCTCAACGATTCACCTCGGGTGTGGCTGGCCGCGCTGTTTGCGCTCACCGGCAGTTTGCAAATATGGCGGCTGATCCGCTGGCATGATCGCGGGATGTGGCGGGTGCCACTGCTCTGGTCGTTGTACCTGGCTTACGGCTGGATGGCGCTGGCGATCTGGGCCATGGCGGCGTGGCATCTGGGGCTGCTCGGCCAGCAAAGCCTGGCGACTCATGCGCTGGCCGTTGGCGGTGTCGGCGGATTGATTCTGGCGATGATTGCGCGAGTCAGCCTTGGTCACACTGGCCGCTTGTTGCAACCGGCGAAGGGCGTGGTGCTTGGGTTTGCGTTGGTGTTGATCGCGGCGGGTTGCCGGGTGTTGCTGGTGCCGTTTTCCAGCCTGGGGCTGGGGTTGTCCGTGGTGCTCTGGTGCGCGGGGTTCGCGCTGTTTTTACGGCATTACACCGGGATTCTGCTTAAACCGAGGCTCTAG
- a CDS encoding class I SAM-dependent methyltransferase, with amino-acid sequence MSSPESTLLQSWHHNARAWTEAVRSGSIESRRQVTDQAILLAVMGRQPERVLDLGCGEGWLLRALVERGFEAVGVDGDATLVEAAQLAGSSPVHVASYEDLVEAKVDIGRDYDLICANFSLLHQDIIPLLAAMNALLVPGGALVIQTLHPWSVAAGDYQDGWREETFDGFQGEWSPMPWYFRTLSSWLNALDMAGLQLTGLREPQHPQSPVPQSLLMIAERRG; translated from the coding sequence ATGTCCTCGCCTGAATCCACCCTCCTCCAGAGCTGGCACCACAACGCCCGGGCCTGGACCGAAGCCGTGCGCAGCGGCTCTATCGAAAGCCGCCGGCAAGTGACCGACCAGGCCATTCTGCTGGCGGTGATGGGACGCCAGCCCGAGCGCGTGCTCGATCTGGGATGCGGCGAAGGCTGGCTGTTGCGGGCGCTGGTCGAGCGTGGGTTCGAGGCAGTCGGCGTGGACGGTGATGCGACGCTGGTCGAGGCCGCGCAGTTGGCCGGTTCATCGCCCGTGCATGTCGCCAGTTACGAAGATCTGGTTGAAGCGAAAGTCGACATCGGCCGTGATTACGACCTGATCTGCGCCAACTTTTCCCTTCTGCATCAGGACATCATCCCGCTGCTCGCGGCGATGAATGCCCTGCTCGTGCCCGGCGGTGCGCTGGTGATCCAGACGCTGCATCCGTGGTCGGTGGCCGCCGGTGATTATCAGGACGGCTGGCGGGAAGAAACCTTCGACGGGTTCCAGGGCGAGTGGTCGCCGATGCCATGGTATTTCCGCACCCTGTCCAGTTGGCTGAATGCGCTGGACATGGCCGGCCTGCAATTGACCGGCCTACGCGAGCCGCAGCACCCGCAAAGCCCGGTCCCGCAGTCGTTGCTGATGATTGCCGAGCGTCGCGGGTAA
- a CDS encoding GGDEF domain-containing protein, translating into MALDPLTMLTISTALAAAAALYLAVEWRSIREPSLLFWSAGFATITVGSSLALLRANGYPLIGIWFANGLLVVAHWLFLLGVARFTQKRLSRAWYLMFLLWLSLLLLPEDPSWSKIMLMANSLLVAALMLRASLLLRPHGKSLSVGAVQLRYVLLIHGAFYFTKAIIAVIPGTLIDLASLRGEIIQISLVEGAMAIMLIALSMTGTERYRREKQIAELAARDPLTALYNRRALEVRAPRLLDEVSSARPGALLLIDIDNFKLINDLYGHTAGDRLLIALSEMIRAVLPKGALAARLGGDEFVMLLGDASHAQIMLLGSALREQFQQMTSQTYTTPQAVTLSIGAKVFDQPPASLAALIEQGDSALYESKRAGRNRIQLADYT; encoded by the coding sequence ATGGCGCTCGATCCTCTCACGATGCTCACCATTTCCACCGCCCTGGCCGCGGCGGCCGCCCTGTATCTGGCGGTCGAATGGCGCAGCATCCGCGAACCTTCCCTGCTGTTCTGGAGCGCCGGTTTCGCCACCATCACCGTCGGCTCGAGCCTCGCCCTGTTGCGCGCCAACGGTTATCCGCTGATCGGCATCTGGTTCGCCAACGGCCTGCTGGTGGTCGCGCACTGGCTGTTTCTGCTGGGGGTCGCACGGTTTACGCAGAAGCGCTTGTCGCGGGCCTGGTACTTGATGTTCCTGCTGTGGCTTTCGTTGCTGCTGTTACCGGAAGATCCGTCGTGGTCGAAGATCATGTTGATGGCCAACTCGCTGCTGGTGGCCGCGTTGATGCTGCGGGCCAGCCTGTTGCTGCGCCCGCATGGCAAGTCGTTGAGCGTCGGCGCGGTGCAACTGCGGTATGTGCTGCTGATCCACGGCGCGTTCTATTTCACCAAGGCGATCATCGCGGTGATTCCCGGCACGTTGATCGATCTGGCTTCACTGCGCGGCGAGATCATTCAGATTTCCCTGGTCGAGGGCGCGATGGCGATCATGCTGATCGCGCTGTCGATGACTGGCACTGAGCGCTATCGCCGGGAAAAACAGATTGCCGAACTCGCCGCCCGTGACCCGCTGACCGCGCTGTACAACCGTCGCGCCCTCGAAGTCCGCGCACCACGTCTGCTCGATGAAGTCTCCAGCGCCCGCCCCGGCGCCCTGCTACTGATCGACATCGACAACTTCAAACTAATCAACGACCTGTACGGCCACACCGCCGGCGACCGCTTGCTCATCGCCCTCAGCGAAATGATCCGCGCGGTGCTGCCCAAAGGTGCACTGGCGGCACGGCTGGGCGGTGACGAGTTCGTGATGCTGCTGGGCGATGCGTCCCACGCACAGATCATGCTGCTGGGCAGTGCGCTGCGTGAGCAGTTTCAGCAGATGACGTCCCAGACCTACACCACCCCGCAAGCGGTCACCCTGAGCATCGGCGCCAAGGTGTTCGATCAGCCGCCGGCCAGCCTCGCGGCGTTGATCGAGCAAGGTGACAGCGCGCTCTACGAATCCAAGCGCGCAGGTCGCAACCGGATTCAGCTGGCCGACTACACCTGA
- a CDS encoding GFA family protein, with translation MDRLTGGCLCGEVRIEASGRPYRVGVCHCLDCRKHHGALFAASAIFPEDAVTISGETHDYAGRHFCPRCGSSVFGRSGDEVEVNLGALDAPDQFQPTYELWTVRRESWLPDFPLAGHYVRDREGTGRTEE, from the coding sequence ATGGATCGATTGACCGGCGGTTGTCTGTGCGGCGAAGTGCGGATCGAGGCGTCAGGGCGACCCTACAGGGTTGGCGTTTGCCATTGTCTGGATTGCCGCAAACACCATGGCGCGCTGTTTGCCGCGTCGGCGATCTTTCCCGAGGACGCGGTGACGATCAGCGGCGAAACCCATGACTATGCGGGGCGACATTTCTGTCCGCGCTGTGGCTCGTCGGTGTTTGGCCGCAGTGGCGATGAAGTCGAGGTCAATCTCGGCGCGCTGGATGCACCGGATCAGTTCCAGCCCACCTATGAGCTGTGGACGGTGCGTCGCGAGTCGTGGCTGCCGGACTTCCCCTTGGCCGGACATTACGTGCGTGATCGCGAGGGAACGGGGCGAACCGAAGAATAG
- a CDS encoding alpha/beta fold hydrolase, whose product MGYVTTKDGVEIFYKDWGPKDAPVIHFHHGWPLSADDWDAQMLFFLAQGFRVVAHDRRGHGRSSQVWDGHDMDHYADDVAAVVNHLGTQKAVHVGHSTGGGEVIHYIARHGEDRVSKAAIISAVPPLMVKTDSNPGGLPKSVFDDLQAQLAANRSQFYHDVPAGPFYGYNRPGAKPSEAVVLNWWRQGMMGGAKAHYDGIVAFSQTDFTAALKSISIPVLVMHGDDDQIVPYENAGVLSAKLLKNSTLKIYPGFPHGMPTTEAPTINADLLAFIRG is encoded by the coding sequence ATGGGATATGTCACAACGAAAGACGGCGTCGAGATCTTCTACAAGGACTGGGGCCCGAAAGACGCTCCGGTAATCCATTTCCACCACGGCTGGCCGCTCAGCGCGGACGACTGGGATGCGCAGATGCTGTTCTTCCTCGCGCAGGGCTTCCGGGTCGTGGCCCATGATCGACGGGGTCACGGGCGTTCGAGCCAGGTCTGGGACGGCCATGACATGGATCATTACGCCGACGACGTGGCGGCGGTGGTCAATCATCTGGGGACGCAGAAAGCTGTGCATGTCGGCCACTCCACCGGTGGCGGCGAAGTGATTCACTACATTGCCCGGCATGGCGAGGATCGGGTCTCCAAAGCCGCGATTATCAGCGCCGTGCCGCCGCTGATGGTGAAAACCGACAGCAATCCGGGCGGCTTGCCCAAATCGGTGTTCGACGATCTTCAGGCGCAACTGGCGGCCAATCGTTCGCAGTTCTATCACGATGTACCGGCCGGCCCGTTCTACGGCTACAACCGCCCCGGCGCCAAACCTTCGGAAGCAGTGGTTCTCAACTGGTGGCGTCAGGGCATGATGGGCGGCGCCAAGGCGCACTACGACGGGATCGTTGCGTTCTCGCAGACCGACTTCACCGCCGCCCTGAAAAGCATCTCGATCCCGGTGCTGGTCATGCACGGCGATGATGACCAGATCGTGCCGTATGAAAATGCCGGCGTGCTGTCGGCAAAACTGCTGAAAAACAGCACGCTGAAGATCTATCCGGGCTTCCCCCACGGGATGCCGACCACCGAGGCGCCGACGATCAACGCAGATCTGCTGGCGTTCATTCGCGGCTGA
- a CDS encoding acetoacetate decarboxylase family protein yields the protein MNKRFTEVEFGTHKVEVLEGGYYDRFRMNPNLDEVARDKAAGNIDFFRRIPKQQVASRVGPTWAPNFYYRSGSVQLLFLAPLDRLRATLPAPLEPLRAFPGYGLVALTFFSYSVCDNDPYDEVSVAIVVRRPGARGSHVRELMDAMRRRSFTAHVLALPVNTEIARVRGVHGYQLPKWRADINVNIGNSVSARIDGPKGLPDLVLKAPLPTLKNVTPQSRMSTATMIHQVDGLWHQSVVQSNTLSFAQRLFPRDVQLDRNGGPLSQLLDGLGATRILRLDVIKDAQIVLNLPVPLTKQP from the coding sequence ATGAACAAGCGCTTTACAGAGGTGGAATTCGGAACGCACAAGGTCGAAGTGCTGGAGGGCGGCTACTACGACCGATTCCGGATGAACCCCAACCTCGACGAAGTGGCCCGGGACAAGGCTGCCGGCAACATCGACTTCTTCCGGCGCATTCCCAAGCAGCAGGTCGCGTCGAGAGTCGGGCCGACCTGGGCGCCGAATTTCTATTACCGTTCCGGCAGCGTGCAGTTGCTGTTCCTGGCGCCGCTGGACCGACTGCGCGCCACCTTGCCTGCGCCGCTTGAACCGCTGCGGGCGTTTCCCGGTTACGGACTGGTAGCGCTGACGTTTTTCTCCTATTCGGTTTGCGACAACGACCCGTACGACGAGGTCTCCGTGGCGATTGTCGTGCGTCGCCCCGGCGCCCGTGGCTCCCACGTGCGGGAACTGATGGACGCCATGCGCCGACGCAGTTTCACCGCCCATGTGCTGGCGCTGCCGGTGAACACCGAAATCGCCCGGGTGCGCGGCGTGCACGGCTATCAATTGCCCAAGTGGCGCGCCGACATCAACGTGAACATCGGCAACAGCGTCAGTGCCCGCATCGACGGGCCCAAGGGCTTGCCGGACCTGGTGCTGAAAGCGCCGCTGCCGACCCTGAAAAACGTCACGCCGCAATCGCGCATGAGCACCGCCACCATGATTCATCAGGTCGATGGCCTGTGGCACCAGAGCGTGGTGCAGAGCAACACACTATCCTTTGCCCAACGTCTGTTTCCTCGCGATGTGCAGCTGGATCGCAACGGCGGCCCGCTGAGCCAGTTGCTCGATGGCCTCGGGGCGACGCGGATCCTGCGCCTGGACGTGATCAAGGACGCGCAGATCGTGCTGAACCTGCCCGTGCCGCTCACCAAACAGCCATGA
- a CDS encoding (2Fe-2S)-binding protein has protein sequence MLTLNINGKDQELDVPADMPLLWVLRDVAHLTGTKFGCGMAQCGACTVHVDGAPLRSCITPATAVAHGQKILTIEGLSSDGSHPVQQAWAELDVVQCGYCQSGQIMSAAALLAKIPKPTDSDIDQALSGNICRCGTYPRIRAAVKRAADIG, from the coding sequence ATGCTGACCTTGAACATCAATGGCAAGGATCAGGAGCTCGATGTCCCCGCGGACATGCCGTTGCTCTGGGTCCTGCGCGATGTCGCGCACCTGACCGGTACCAAATTCGGTTGCGGCATGGCCCAGTGCGGTGCCTGCACCGTGCACGTCGATGGCGCGCCGCTGCGCTCCTGCATCACCCCGGCCACGGCCGTCGCCCATGGCCAGAAAATCCTCACCATCGAAGGTTTGTCGAGCGACGGTTCGCACCCGGTGCAGCAGGCCTGGGCCGAACTGGACGTGGTGCAGTGCGGTTACTGCCAGTCCGGGCAGATCATGTCCGCCGCCGCGTTGCTGGCGAAAATCCCCAAACCCACCGACAGCGATATCGATCAGGCGCTCTCCGGCAACATCTGCCGCTGCGGCACGTACCCAAGAATCCGCGCGGCGGTCAAACGTGCCGCCGACATCGGCTGA
- a CDS encoding xanthine dehydrogenase family protein molybdopterin-binding subunit encodes MNSPVSRRGFLKGSAVLGGGLVVAFVVPGGNRFAMAAENEGKVFAPNAFLRIAADNSVTVLLGHSEMGQGIWTGLTMLIAEELDADWSKIRVEHSPASAADYGMPGFGGMQITGGSTSTWMEFDRYRLAGATARQMLIEAAAKRFNVAPSTIRTESGVVIAGDNRATYGELADAAGQLPVPDPKSITFKEAKDWKVIGKPTKRLDTPEKITGRAKFGMDVQFEGLMTAMVARAPAFGATVKSFEGAEALAIPGVHKVVQVPTGVAVVAEHYWAAKLGRDALKVDWDLGPNADLSSEKLLASFRKLAATPGTSAAQAGDAKGNFGKAAKKIDVEYSVPYLAHAPMEPLNCTVKISADKCEIWTGTQFQTLDQMVAGKITGLKPEQVEIHTEFLGGGFGRRANPTSDFVAEAVQVAKAAAMPVKTVWSREDDIRGGYYRSMFLHQAKIGLGADGMPLAWQHVLVGQSIMAGTMLEKTMVKNGVDQTSVEGVSDSPYIKGLAHHQVDLHSPSTGINVLWLRSVGHSHTAFVMESLIDEMATAAGKDPVEYRRTLLKDHARHLGVLNLAVEKANWKAPLPDGHALGVAVHESFGSYVAQVAEVSQDNLAIRVHRVVCAVDCGIAVNPQSIAAQMESCITFGLGMALHSKLTLKDGHVVQSNYHDYQVLRLNEMPVVEVHIVPSTDKPGGIGEAGVPPTAPAVANAVFALTGQRLRELPLLLSGV; translated from the coding sequence ATGAACAGTCCTGTATCCCGTCGCGGATTTCTCAAGGGCAGTGCGGTGCTTGGCGGTGGTCTGGTGGTGGCGTTCGTGGTGCCCGGCGGCAACCGTTTTGCCATGGCGGCCGAGAATGAAGGCAAGGTGTTTGCGCCGAACGCGTTCCTGCGGATTGCGGCGGACAACAGCGTCACTGTGCTGCTCGGCCATTCGGAAATGGGCCAGGGCATCTGGACCGGCCTGACCATGTTGATCGCCGAAGAGCTGGACGCCGACTGGTCGAAAATCCGCGTCGAGCACTCGCCAGCCTCGGCCGCCGATTACGGCATGCCCGGTTTTGGCGGGATGCAGATTACCGGCGGATCGACCTCGACCTGGATGGAGTTCGACCGTTACCGGCTCGCGGGCGCCACGGCGCGGCAGATGCTGATCGAAGCGGCGGCGAAGCGTTTCAACGTGGCCCCGTCGACGATCCGCACCGAATCCGGCGTGGTGATTGCCGGCGACAACCGCGCCACCTACGGCGAACTGGCGGACGCCGCCGGGCAACTGCCGGTGCCTGATCCGAAGTCGATCACCTTCAAGGAAGCCAAAGACTGGAAAGTCATCGGCAAACCCACCAAACGCCTCGACACGCCGGAGAAAATCACTGGCCGCGCCAAGTTCGGCATGGACGTGCAGTTTGAAGGATTGATGACGGCGATGGTCGCTAGGGCGCCGGCGTTTGGCGCCACGGTGAAATCCTTCGAAGGCGCAGAAGCCCTGGCGATTCCTGGCGTGCACAAAGTGGTGCAGGTGCCGACCGGTGTGGCGGTGGTCGCCGAGCATTACTGGGCGGCGAAACTCGGTCGCGATGCGCTGAAGGTCGATTGGGATCTGGGGCCGAACGCTGATCTGAGCAGTGAAAAGCTGTTGGCGAGTTTCCGCAAACTGGCGGCCACACCGGGCACTTCGGCGGCGCAGGCTGGCGATGCCAAGGGCAACTTCGGCAAGGCAGCGAAGAAAATCGACGTCGAATACAGCGTGCCGTACCTGGCCCATGCGCCGATGGAGCCGCTCAACTGCACGGTGAAGATCAGCGCCGACAAGTGCGAGATCTGGACCGGCACCCAGTTCCAGACATTGGATCAGATGGTTGCCGGCAAGATCACCGGGCTGAAACCGGAGCAGGTCGAGATTCACACCGAATTCCTCGGCGGCGGTTTCGGCCGGCGTGCCAACCCGACCTCGGACTTTGTCGCCGAAGCGGTGCAAGTGGCCAAGGCTGCCGCAATGCCCGTGAAAACCGTGTGGTCGCGCGAAGACGATATTCGCGGCGGTTACTACCGCTCGATGTTCCTGCATCAGGCGAAGATCGGCCTCGGCGCCGACGGCATGCCGCTGGCCTGGCAGCATGTGCTGGTCGGGCAGTCGATCATGGCCGGCACCATGCTCGAGAAAACCATGGTCAAGAATGGCGTCGACCAGACGTCGGTCGAAGGCGTTTCGGACAGCCCGTACATCAAGGGCCTGGCCCATCATCAGGTCGATCTGCATTCGCCATCCACCGGGATCAACGTGCTGTGGCTGCGTTCGGTGGGCCATAGCCACACCGCGTTTGTCATGGAGTCGCTGATCGATGAAATGGCCACGGCGGCGGGCAAGGACCCGGTGGAGTACCGACGAACGCTGCTCAAGGATCATGCCCGACATCTCGGCGTGTTGAATCTGGCGGTGGAGAAGGCCAACTGGAAAGCCCCGTTGCCGGACGGCCATGCGCTGGGCGTAGCGGTGCACGAATCGTTTGGCAGTTACGTGGCGCAGGTGGCCGAGGTGTCCCAGGACAATCTGGCGATCCGCGTGCATCGGGTGGTCTGCGCAGTGGACTGCGGGATTGCGGTCAACCCGCAGAGCATCGCGGCGCAGATGGAGTCGTGCATCACCTTCGGCCTGGGCATGGCGCTGCACAGCAAACTGACCCTCAAGGACGGCCATGTCGTGCAGTCCAACTATCACGACTATCAAGTGTTGCGGCTCAATGAAATGCCGGTGGTCGAGGTGCACATCGTGCCGAGCACCGACAAACCCGGCGGCATCGGCGAGGCCGGTGTGCCGCCCACGGCGCCGGCGGTGGCCAACGCGGTGTTCGCCCTGACCGGGCAACGCCTGCGGGAACTGCCGCTGTTATTGTCGGGGGTGTGA
- a CDS encoding sensor domain-containing diguanylate cyclase — translation MLVPGKPANEAVRIQALQDLKLLDTAPEERFDRLTRLAKRLFNVPIALVTLVDKDRQWFKSCVGLDATETPRDVSFCGHAILKDELLLVRDAREDERFHDNPLVIGDPNIRFYAGYPLTVPNGNKMGTLCLIDTKPRELDDEERALLRDLAGMAEQELMAVQMASMDELTLLSNRRGFKMLAQHALDACARLEKPATLLFFDLNDFKQINDLYGHAEGDSALKNFADVLRIAFRESDVVGRLGGDEFVALLTGSSHVETTRIMARLKEILEERNATLHRGYAIRFSVGQIEYNPQRHDTVDKLLADADAAMYEHKQALKRC, via the coding sequence ATGCTGGTACCCGGCAAACCCGCCAATGAAGCTGTCCGCATTCAAGCGCTGCAGGACCTGAAACTGCTCGACACCGCACCGGAGGAGCGTTTCGACCGGCTGACGCGACTGGCCAAGCGTCTGTTCAACGTGCCGATCGCATTGGTTACGTTGGTGGACAAGGATCGGCAGTGGTTCAAGTCCTGCGTGGGCCTGGACGCCACCGAAACCCCACGGGACGTTTCGTTCTGTGGCCACGCGATTCTCAAGGACGAACTGCTGCTGGTGCGCGATGCCCGCGAGGACGAGCGCTTTCACGACAATCCGCTGGTGATCGGCGATCCGAATATCCGCTTCTACGCCGGTTATCCGCTGACCGTGCCCAACGGCAACAAGATGGGCACGCTGTGCCTGATCGACACCAAACCCCGCGAGCTCGACGACGAAGAGCGCGCCTTGCTGCGTGATCTGGCCGGCATGGCCGAGCAGGAACTGATGGCCGTGCAGATGGCGAGCATGGACGAGCTGACGCTGCTGTCCAACCGTCGCGGCTTCAAGATGCTGGCCCAACATGCGCTGGATGCCTGCGCGCGACTGGAAAAACCGGCAACTCTGCTGTTTTTCGACCTCAATGACTTCAAGCAGATCAACGATCTTTATGGGCACGCCGAGGGCGACAGCGCGCTGAAGAACTTCGCCGATGTGCTGCGCATCGCCTTTCGCGAGAGCGATGTGGTCGGGCGTCTGGGTGGCGATGAATTCGTGGCGCTGCTGACTGGCTCAAGTCACGTGGAAACCACCAGGATCATGGCGCGGCTCAAGGAAATCCTCGAAGAGCGCAACGCCACGTTGCACCGTGGTTACGCGATTCGCTTCAGCGTCGGCCAGATCGAATACAACCCGCAGCGCCATGACACCGTGGACAAGTTGCTGGCGGATGCGGATGCGGCGATGTATGAGCACAAGCAGGCGTTGAAGCGTTGTTAA
- a CDS encoding VOC family protein: MSLSPFHLAIPVYDLAAARHFYREVFGLEEGRSSDHWVDFNFFGHQLVIHLAPKNASQEAAHTNAVDGHDVPVPHFGVVLGMEEWHALAERLKSLGTRFVIEPGIRFQGLVGEQATMFLFDPCGNALEFKAFKDIGQLFAK, translated from the coding sequence ATGTCACTCAGCCCTTTCCATCTGGCCATTCCGGTGTACGACCTCGCCGCCGCCCGGCATTTCTACCGTGAAGTGTTCGGACTCGAGGAAGGTCGTTCCAGCGATCACTGGGTCGACTTCAATTTCTTTGGCCATCAACTGGTGATTCACCTGGCGCCGAAGAACGCATCGCAAGAAGCGGCGCACACCAACGCCGTGGACGGTCATGACGTGCCGGTACCGCATTTTGGTGTGGTGCTGGGGATGGAGGAATGGCATGCGCTGGCCGAGCGTTTGAAATCACTGGGCACACGCTTCGTGATCGAACCGGGAATTCGTTTTCAGGGACTGGTGGGCGAACAGGCGACGATGTTTTTGTTTGACCCGTGCGGCAATGCGCTGGAGTTCAAGGCGTTCAAGGATATCGGGCAGTTGTTTGCCAAGTGA
- the fabI gene encoding enoyl-ACP reductase FabI: MGFLAGKRVLIVGVASKLSIASGIAAAMHREGAELAFTYQNEKLKGRVEEFAQGWGSSPELCFPCDVASDAEIAKVFEELSKKWDGLDCIVHSVGFAPGDQLDGDFTEVTTREGYRISHDISAYSFVALAKAGREMMKGRNGSLLTLSYLGAERTMPNYNVMGMAKASLEAGVRYLAGSLGPEGTRVNCVSAGPIRTLAASGIKSFRKMLAANEAQTPLRRNVTIEEVGNVGAFLCSDLASGISGEITYVDGGFNTTAMGNIEE, encoded by the coding sequence ATGGGTTTTCTCGCCGGTAAGCGCGTACTGATCGTCGGTGTCGCCAGCAAGCTGTCCATCGCATCCGGCATCGCTGCCGCCATGCATCGCGAGGGCGCTGAGCTTGCCTTCACTTATCAGAACGAAAAACTGAAAGGTCGCGTCGAAGAGTTCGCACAGGGCTGGGGTTCGAGCCCTGAGCTGTGCTTCCCGTGCGACGTGGCCAGCGATGCAGAAATCGCCAAGGTCTTCGAAGAACTGAGCAAGAAGTGGGACGGCCTGGACTGCATCGTGCACTCCGTGGGCTTCGCACCGGGCGACCAACTGGACGGCGACTTCACCGAAGTCACCACCCGTGAAGGCTACCGCATCTCCCACGACATCAGCGCCTACAGCTTCGTCGCTCTGGCCAAGGCTGGTCGCGAAATGATGAAGGGCCGCAACGGCAGCCTGCTGACCCTGTCCTACCTGGGCGCCGAGCGCACCATGCCGAACTACAACGTCATGGGCATGGCCAAGGCTTCGCTGGAAGCCGGCGTACGTTACCTGGCTGGCTCCCTGGGTCCGGAAGGCACTCGCGTCAACTGCGTATCGGCCGGCCCGATCCGCACCCTGGCCGCTTCCGGCATCAAGAGCTTCCGCAAGATGCTGGCCGCCAACGAAGCGCAGACCCCGCTGCGTCGCAACGTCACCATCGAAGAAGTCGGCAACGTCGGCGCCTTCCTGTGCTCGGACCTGGCGTCCGGCATCAGCGGTGAAATCACCTACGTGGACGGCGGTTTCAACACCACCGCCATGGGCAACATCGAAGAGTAA